A region from the Drosophila bipectinata strain 14024-0381.07 chromosome 3R, DbipHiC1v2, whole genome shotgun sequence genome encodes:
- the LOC108130777 gene encoding uncharacterized protein — MYVLTLDALRKFYKNEAPRIFNLLMFIFVVVLLVVTYSNPGPHVGLGLPSEPVPMDKEGGVGLFVNTSNCRIEAMDYMSPVARHFMVPMPIYWCYKLQVLTPTSVKGRNYLTLALNSTQLWQKLGIRRLRKLICVYIVFERIDDFRNRNVRIGVFGFSRGRRSAEVEAGNVTLRTMCWVDFSRLIFHDVYIFLPPVRKAEVPKKEPRKSADRLSVMILGIDSISHMHYKRYFSNVIDFVDQLPHVELWGYNRVGRNSYPNLVPLLSGQDVDELESETGCYGRVKKAHYDQCNLLWNEFKRAGFVTAFGEDTRIGGTFTYTKRGFRRQPTDYYFRSVMVEIHQHTRYWARGPEDISCSGSRVYHHVFYDFIYQLMMHFKQRCLDTGFFAFFWQTQGVHDYFPYALQTDIQYDAILRVLHRYGVLDHTLVLLLSDHGLRYGAFAKTLQGMREISMPTMVAVYPSWLESRFPLAVANLQANSRRLVTTFDLHETLRDVVNLENLSDERIRNRTRALRDDRNVSLFLPIPEKRSCESAHIPDHYCQCKELTQIPWNSSSVRRVAEIAVENINELLRPYPQCHKLKLSKVDKAYLRDQNQTITVRLETVPGNGKFDATVLVANYSSLQGPITRTDKYKKQSFCVAETPVEIYCYCFK; from the exons ATGTACGTTCTTACCCTAGATGCGTTGAGAAAGTTCTACAAGAATGAAGCCCCGAGGATTTTCAACCTCTTAATGTTTATATTCGTCGTTGTCCTGCTGGTCGTGACTTATTCGAATCCGGGGCCGCATGTAGGCTTGGGACTACCCTCCGAACCAGTCCCCATGGACAAGGAAGGTGGAGTGGGCTTGTTTGTCAACACCTCCAACTGCCGGATCGAAGCCATGGACTACATGTCGCCCGTCGCACGCCACTTCATGGTGCCCATGCCCATCTACTGGTGCTACAAGCTCCAGGTCCTGACGCCCACGAGCGTCAAGGGGCGCAACTACCTGACCTTGGCGCTCAACAGCACGCAACTTTGGCAAAAACTAGGGATCCGGAGGCTGCGCAAGCTCATCTGCGTCTACATTGTCTTCGAGCGCATCGATGACTTCAGGAATCGGAACGTGCGAATAGGCGTCTTCGGCTTCAGCCGCGGACGGAGGAGCGCAGAGGTCGAGGCGGGCAACGTCACCCTGCGGACCATGTGCTGGGTAGACTTCAGCCGACTGATCTTCCACGACGTGTACATCTTCCTCCCGCCGGTAAGGAAAGCTGAGGTGCCCAAGAAGGAGCCCCGCAAGTCGGCCGATCGCTTGTCGGTTATGATCCTGGGCATTGACTCGATCTCCCACATGCACTACAAGCGGTACTTCAG CAATGTCATCGACTTTGTGGACCAGCTGCCTCACGTGGAGCTCTGGGGCTACAACCGCGTCGGACGCAACTCCTACCCTAACCTGGTACCCCTTCTGAGTGGCCAGGACGTGGACGAGCTGGAGTCCGAGACTGGCTGCTATGGGAGGGTGAAGAAGGCCCACTACGATCAGTGCAACCTGCTGTGGAACGAGTTCAAGAGGGCCGGTTTCGTCACAGCTTTCGGCGAGGATACACGCATTGGCGGCACCTTCACGTACACGAAGCGCGGCTTCCGCCGTCAGCCCACCGACTACTACTTCCGCAGTGTTATGGTCGAGATCCACCAGCACACTAGGTACTGGGCCAGGGGGCCGGAAGACATCTCGTGCAGCGGCAGCCGGGTCTACCACCACGTCTTTTACGACTTCATATACCAGTTGATGATGCACTTCAAGCAACGCTGCCTGGACACCGGGTTCTTTGCCTTCTTCTGGCAAACCCAGGGCGTTCATGACTACTTTCCGTACGCCCTGCAGACCGACATCCAATACGACGCCATTCTGCGCGTCCTGCACCGTTACGGGGTCCTCGACCACACCCTCGTCCTGCTGCTGTCCGACCATGGACTGAGGTATGGCGCCTTCGCGAAGACCCTGCAGGGAATGCGGGAGATATCGATGCCCACCATGGTGGCCGTCTATCCCAGCTGGCTGGAGAGCCGTTTCCCCCTGGCGGTGGCTAATCTGCAGGCCAATTCCCGCCGCCTGGTGACCACTTTCGACCTGCACGAGACCCTCAGGGACGTGGTCAACCTGGAGAACCTGAGTGACGAGCGGATTCGCAACCGAACGCGCGCTCTGCGCGATGATCGCAACGTCTCGCTCTTCCTGCCCATTCCCGAGAAGCGGAGCTGCGAGTCCGCCCACATCCCGGACCACTACTGCCAGTGCAAGGAGCTGACACAGATTCCGTGGAACTCAAGCAGTGTGCGCCGCGTGGCCGAGATCGCCGTGGAGAACATCAACGAACTGTTGCGACCGTACCCGCAGTGCCACAAGCTGAAGCTGTCTAAGGTGGACAAGGCCTACCTGCGGGACCAGAACCAAACGATCACTGTCCGGC